The genomic stretch CGGAATAGCACAATATTGATGTCATTATCATGCTAATTTCGCAGTGTCATCTGATGTCAATTATCTCTCGGTCTGTTCCGGTATACATCCTCGGCGGAGTGAAAACCGTCGCGTATTACTGTAGCCTCAAGATTCTCCTTGAACACCGCTATAGGCTTTTCGACAAAGTAGGGGATAGGTGTTCCACTGCCATTTTCTATGTACCGTTCAGGCTCCGGCATTTCTCCATTTACAGTATCCACTGCAATCATGGCTGCCCGGCTTGCAAGCTTCTCTATAGGTTTATAAACGGTCATCAGTTGCAGTCCCTCAAAGACCCGTTGACAGGACAGTAAATCAGCATCCTGCCCCACAACCTGAACCTTGCCGGCCAGCCTGAGTTCGGAAAGCGCCTGTATGGCGGCATTCGCTATTTGGTCGTTCGCGGCAGAGATTGCATCGATGTCTGTTGTTCTGTCGAGGACCTCGCGGATTCTCACATAGGCTTCGTCTCCGCTCCATTGTTCGAGCCAAAGCTCGTCCACTACCTTGATGTCTCCGGTTTTGATCCTGGGATCAAGAATTTCGTGGAGTCCCTTATTTACTTCGTAGCTGTTATTATCTCTGACCGAACCGTTAACGATAAGGTAATTGCCGCGTGGTACCTTTGAAGTCAATGCATCCCCTAACAGGCGGCCTACTTCCTGGTTATCGAAGGATATGTAGGCCGTGATGGGCACTCCCTGAACCAGTCGATCATATGCCAGGACGGGAATCCTCCGGTCATTAAACTGTTTGATTACTCCCGCCAGAGTCGAAGTGTCGTGAGCAAGAACGACCAGGATGTCAATGTCCTGTTCCAGAAGGTATCGGATCTGATCAATCTGTGCCTTTGTCCCGCCGGCGGACATTTGCATCAGGACCTCAGCACCGAAATCGTTTGCGGTTCCGGAGAAAATCTTGATATCCTTGTTCCATCGTTCGAGTATAAAAGTGTCGGTGGCCAGTGAGAAACCGATGGTTATGGAATCGTCATTCCGGTCCTTACCTTCAGCATTTCCGCGTTTATTTCCACAGGAAATAACAATACATATGAGTCCTGCCAGCAGAATTGCATACGAATATTTTCTAAACCTTTTCATCTTCCATCCTTTCCTGAAGATACGTTGATGGTGAGATTCCCCGTAGTTTTCTGAAAATTCTGCTAAAGTAATTGGGGTCCGGATAACCTACCGCATAGGCTATTTCTTTAATTGACAAACGGTTTTCAAGAAGAAATTCTTCCGCAACTTTTACACGGACTGTCGTCAGGTAATCCACAAAGCATTTATTAAGATTCTCGGTAAACAATCTGCTTAAATATCCGGGAGAAACCCCGCAGAAAGCGGCAGCATCGGACAGTTGAAGGGGTTTGTCGTAATTACCCTGAATATAGTACATTGCTCTACCCAGAACTGCGGGGAGTTCTTTTTCTCTGCGGTTTTGATCAGCCTCGATGAGATTACGGAGAGCCCTGCATGACCATGCGTCCCAGTCCTCTTTGGCAGCCAGCTCCATGATTTCCCGCGCGGGATCGAAAGGAATACAGGAAGCAGAATTCCCCCCAAGGGACCGATGAAAATCATCAAGAAGGAGGGTGAAAAGCATGACCATACGGGACTTGGCAATGAGAAAGGGCAATGTACAAAATACCTTTTCGCTATAATCCGTCATCAGAGTCTGAGCTTTCTCAAAGGAATCAGCACCTTTGATCCGGCGTCGCAGATCGAGAAGAGATTCCCATTCTTCTATGCCTCCGCACAGGTCCTCGTCCATATCTGGTAACAGCTTCAGGGCTTCACCGCAGGAGCGGTAAAAGGTTTCGTATGAGTGGAACGATCCGAGTCCGAATGCAGTTTCGTAACCGGGTGGAACAATACGCCGTAATATCCCGTCGATGTATGTGTTGAGTTTTTCTCTGTTTATATTTCCAGGGAAGAAAACGAGGAGCTTGCCCAGGTAATCGGTTGAAAGGACTTTATACTTGTGGGATATCTCACTGGAAATCTCTTTGTATAGTTGTTCTGAGGTTTCTTCATTCTCGATACCCCGAATTTTCAGTAATAGAACAGCCGCCATATCCGAATCTATGGCGAAAAGTTTCCGGTAACGGTCCCATTCCTTTTTTCTGAGTCCTTTCCAGGTAATGGTCAAAAGGAAATTCTTTTCTTCCCACTCCCTTGAATCGGCGGAAACCTTGACGTCCGCCAGATGGTCGGCAGTACGCCTGTGCTTTTCATCGAGTTGGGCTTCGGCTTTGTCCAGGGTCTCAAGAAATCTCTTTTTCGAAATGGGTTTAACCAGATATTCTATAACACCCAAAGGTATTGCCCGTTGCGCAAGATCGAAACGCTCATAGGCGGTAGAAAGGACAAAAAGTATATCCGGATAAGTCCTTTGCAGCTCCTTTATTGTTTCAAGACCGTCTATGCCCTGCATCCCGATATCCATGAATACCAGATCCGGAGTCTCCTGATGGGCAAGTGATATTGCTTCGAAGCCGGATCGAGCCTTTCCGCAGACGCGATACTTTGATGAGTTGTTCTCAACCATGTAAGCAAAACTGTCGAGAACCGGCTCTTCATCATCGACGATCATAATTTTATACATGGTTCATCCTCCATATTGATGGAAA from Marispirochaeta sp. encodes the following:
- a CDS encoding substrate-binding domain-containing protein, translated to MKRFRKYSYAILLAGLICIVISCGNKRGNAEGKDRNDDSITIGFSLATDTFILERWNKDIKIFSGTANDFGAEVLMQMSAGGTKAQIDQIRYLLEQDIDILVVLAHDTSTLAGVIKQFNDRRIPVLAYDRLVQGVPITAYISFDNQEVGRLLGDALTSKVPRGNYLIVNGSVRDNNSYEVNKGLHEILDPRIKTGDIKVVDELWLEQWSGDEAYVRIREVLDRTTDIDAISAANDQIANAAIQALSELRLAGKVQVVGQDADLLSCQRVFEGLQLMTVYKPIEKLASRAAMIAVDTVNGEMPEPERYIENGSGTPIPYFVEKPIAVFKENLEATVIRDGFHSAEDVYRNRPRDN
- a CDS encoding response regulator; its protein translation is MYKIMIVDDEEPVLDSFAYMVENNSSKYRVCGKARSGFEAISLAHQETPDLVFMDIGMQGIDGLETIKELQRTYPDILFVLSTAYERFDLAQRAIPLGVIEYLVKPISKKRFLETLDKAEAQLDEKHRRTADHLADVKVSADSREWEEKNFLLTITWKGLRKKEWDRYRKLFAIDSDMAAVLLLKIRGIENEETSEQLYKEISSEISHKYKVLSTDYLGKLLVFFPGNINREKLNTYIDGILRRIVPPGYETAFGLGSFHSYETFYRSCGEALKLLPDMDEDLCGGIEEWESLLDLRRRIKGADSFEKAQTLMTDYSEKVFCTLPFLIAKSRMVMLFTLLLDDFHRSLGGNSASCIPFDPAREIMELAAKEDWDAWSCRALRNLIEADQNRREKELPAVLGRAMYYIQGNYDKPLQLSDAAAFCGVSPGYLSRLFTENLNKCFVDYLTTVRVKVAEEFLLENRLSIKEIAYAVGYPDPNYFSRIFRKLRGISPSTYLQERMEDEKV